The Mytilus galloprovincialis chromosome 4, xbMytGall1.hap1.1, whole genome shotgun sequence genome contains a region encoding:
- the LOC143073024 gene encoding lipid droplet-regulating VLDL assembly factor AUP1-like produces MDRLFDISRFPDPGSVVLTIFYFPFGLVLVIIRLFIALHGLLVSCILPKSAATSFILKSIFAVVGIHIMVQEDKRDEKKKAKILVANYISHLDHMIIDFIQPCHTPDYQGLSGFEQWVFAYKNFGISKGTDTFEKNIKEYVTDDSNKFPVLLWPEKTTTNGRKGLLKFDKFPFSCSSIIQPMTIQATRWPLDVKVTTLTSNRWTDFFWSMFFPYTIFKIKILPAMEKSADESVEEFADRVREKLSSTLKVRMTDYTFEDKEKYIKRLDSESKLKKASSNKKTKPNPAELAEVSKMAQQVKEVLPETPLSVIEKDLLKTKDIDRTISNILEGKIVIPRNASDSSILSVPSSIPEVSQEIRDKVNTQVSPAQQKYSAHYFPKSSSDRHQSFEERKKIMIETARQIYMEKHNLH; encoded by the exons ATGGACAGATTATTCGATATTAGCag atttccTGATCCTGGATCAGTTGTTTTGACGATTTTTTATTTCCCGTTTGGACTTGTTCTAGTTATTATTAGATTATTCATAGCACTTCATGGTTTGTTGGTGTCATGTATATTGCCAAAGTCAGCTGCTACCAG cttcattttgaaatcaattttTGCTGTTGTTGGAATACATATTATGGTTCAAGAAGACAAAAGAGATGAAAAGAAAAAAGCAAAAATACTTGTAGCCAATTATATTTCACATTTGGATCACATGATCATTGATTTCATTCAGCCTTGTCACACA CCAGATTATCAAGGACTATCAGGGTTTGAACAGTGGGTATTTGCatataaaaactttggtatttcaAAAGGCACagacacatttgaaaaaaatattaaagaatatgttacag atgaCAGCAATAAATTTCCTGTGCTTTTGTGGCCAGAGAAGACAACTACAAATGGCAGAAAAGGTTTATTAAAATTTGA CAAATTTCCATTTAGTTGTAGCAGTATTATTCAACCT atgacAATACAAGCTACAAGATGGCCATTGGATGTCAAAGTA ACAACATTGACAAGCAACAGGTGGACAGATTTTTTCTGGAGCATGTTTTTTCCatacacaatttttaaaattaa AATTTTACCAGCAATGGAGAAATCTGCAGACGAATCTGTTGAGGAATTTGCTGACAGAGTACGGGAAAAACTTTCCTCAACTTTAAAAGTTAGAATGACAGATTATACATTTGAagacaaagaaaaatatattaaaagattAGATAGTGAGAGTAAACTAAAAAAAG CTTCCAGTAACAAAAAAACTAAGCCAAATCCTGCAGAATTAGCAGAGGTGTCAAAAATGGCACAACAAGTCAAAGAAGTGTTACCTGAAACGCCTTTGTCTGTTATAGAGAAAGATCTAT tgaaaacaaaagatattgatAGAACCATCTCAAACATATTAGAAGGTAAAATAGTAATACCTCGTAATGCTTCTGATAGCAGCATTCTGTCAGTACCCTCCAGTATTCCTGAAGTATCACAAGAAATCAGAGATAAAGTCAACACACAAGTATCT CCAGCACAACAGAAATACAGTGCCCATTACTTCCCTAAATCTTCTAGTGATAGACATCAGTCATTTGAGGAGAGAAAGAAAATTATGATAGAAACTGCAAGACAGATATACATGGAAAAACACAATCTCCACTGA
- the LOC143073023 gene encoding uncharacterized protein LOC143073023, with product MAFSGSVQKSQIPINCQFCETQKSIKWKCLDCSLLICDNCKDKIHLKIKNAKDHKIISIKDIGLHPEELDFTNIKCQQHAGQSCCLFCTTCDHLVCPTCFAKVHKKHDLIEINEAYDIKQDDLKKKQTKTQKNKAEIEARMDKLCQLQAVEGFKYEKVRQDIQSQEKALKQAVEKYAEKLQKELEQNHKSAFQSIKGDIIDISEFITQSDVQYDEVKDFMNTTDVAKFFKEVSEMKKSSDITIEKTTSTYCSIPKFIPGEITQSNFGIFQNDDSSSGELTVDLNINREFQTNLSLVSHLSLCHDDSLWIACTQDEVLQKVKPEGANLKTISTFNIMVFGMAITGSNDVLVITERGSRLKKIDSSTGELTDSVYDATPYTPTAVCMTYDNKVIIGGFHDNLDTTAVMVMSEKGDQEAVYEHDQHNQPIFRYARNITSTRDGSIHVADYKLIDGKGRIVVLGQDGEVINTYTGHNKINKAKEFRPDYIVTTPRDNAIVNDMETNTLHILNNSGILLTCYNTSDIGIMYPMSLAYTPTGQLYIGCSRSAGSTAKEAKLYEVNIHGC from the coding sequence ATGGCGTTCTCTGGATCAGTCCAGAAAAGTCAAATACCTATTAACTGTCAATTTTGTGAAACTCAGAAATCTATCAAGTGGAAATGCCTTGATTGTAGCCTTTTAATTTGTGACAATTGTAAagacaaaatacatttaaaaatcaaGAATGCAAAGGATCATAAGATAATAAGTATCAAAGACATTGGACTACACCCAGAAGAATTGGATTTTACTAACATTAAGTGCCAGCAACATGCAGGACAATCTTGTTGCTTATTTTGTACCACATGTGACCATCTTGTCTGTCCTACATGCTTTGCTAAAGTCCATAAGAAGCATGatttaatagaaatcaatgaagcaTATGACATTAAACAAGATGATTTGAAGAAAAAGCAAACTAAAACTCAGAAAAATAAAGCTGAAATAGAAGCAAGAATGGATAAACTCTGCCAACTGCAAGCTGTTGAaggttttaaatatgaaaaagtaaGACAAGATATTCAGTCACAAGAGAAAGCATTGAAACAAGCAGTTGAAAAATACGCTGAAAAACTACAAAAAGAATTAGAACAGAACCATAAATCTGCTTTCCAATCCATCAAAGGAGATATCATTGATATATCAGAATTCATTACACAATCAGATGTACAGTATGATGAAGTAAAGGACTTCATGAATACTACTGATGTTGCCAAATTCTTCAAAGAAGTTTCTGAAATGAAAAAGTCCTCAGATATAACAATAGAAAAGACTACTTCAACTTATTGTTCTATACCAAAGTTTATCCCAGGAGAAATCACTCAGTCTAATTTTGGAATTTTTCAGAATGATGATAGTTCATCAGGTGAATTAACTGTTGATTTGAACATAAACAGAGAATTTCAAACTAATCTTTCTTTAGTAAGTCACTTATCTCTTTGCCATGATGATTCACTTTGGATAGCTTGTACTCAAGATGAAGTGTTACAGAAAGTAAAACCTGAAGGAGCCAATCTAAAGACAATATCAACCTTCAACATCATGGTCTTTGGTATGGCAATAACTGGATCTAATGATGTCCTTGTGATTACTGAAAGAGGATCCAGACTTAAAAAGATTGACAGCAGCACTGGTGAACTAACTGACTCTGTGTATGATGCTACCCCATACACTCCTACAGCTGTCTGTATGACATATGATAATAAAGTCATTATAGGAGGATTTCATGATAACTTAGATACAACAGCTGTTATGGTGATGTCTGAGAAGGGAGATCAAGAGGCTGTGTATGAACATGACCAACATAATCAACCTATATTTAGATATGCCAGGAATATAACAAGTACACGCGATGGTAGTATTCATGTGGCAGATTATAAACTAATTGATGGTAAAGGTAGAATAGTAGTGCTAGGACAGGATGGTGAAGTAATCAACACTTATACAGgacataataaaataaacaaggcAAAGGAATTTAGACCAGACTACATAGTAACAACACCTAGAGACAATGCCATTGTAAATGATATGGAGACTAATACACTTCACATACTAAATAATTCAGGAATACTGCTCACATGTTACAATACAAGTGACATAGGAATAATGTATCCAATGTCCCTTGCCTACACACCAACAGGACAGCTCTATATAGGATGTAGTAGGAGTGCAGGCAGTACAGCCAAGGAAGCAAAATTATATGAAGTAAACATTCATGGCTGTTGA